The Salvia miltiorrhiza cultivar Shanhuang (shh) chromosome 1, IMPLAD_Smil_shh, whole genome shotgun sequence genome has a window encoding:
- the LOC130985682 gene encoding loganic acid O-methyltransferase-like, with translation MGESCPMNGGDGTYSYAKNSTGQRDVARAVEDAIKEAVMDNLDLDKLLCGSTRFAVADLGCSVGPNTFYSMETIIKTVQQKSSTNNLEFQVLFNDQIGNDFNTLFASLPQGRSYFAAAVAGSFHGRLFPSSSSIHIAYSSIAMHWLSKLPEGVAVKGSPAWNAGKIHYMGASDAVVKAYADRFEEDMEIFLRARAQEIVAGGMVVTLLPGVPNPDIQHYAAVALNFFESILIDMVKEGVLAQEEMDSFNVPSFFSCIEDMRRVVEKNASFEIVKMEMVDVTINADAETKVRHLRASTEGTMVNHFGKEIVEQVFERAMQQKLHFTHMLDSMGDKVFGGMLFAVLNRK, from the exons ATGGGTGAATCTTGTCCAATGAATGGCGGTGACGGTACATATAGCTACGCCAAGAACTCCACTGGGCAG AGAGATGTGGCACGTGCTGTGGAGGATGCAATAAAGGAGGCAGTGATGGATAATCTTGATTTAGACAAGTTGCTGTGTGGTTCGACCAGATTCGCCGTCGCCGACTTAGGATGTTCGGTGGGGCCCAACACATTCTACTCCATGGAAACCATCATCAAAACCGTGCAACAAAAGTCGTCCACTAACAACCTCGAATTCCAAGTGTTGTTCAATGATCAGATCGGCAACGACTTCAACACCCTCTTCGCCTCTCTTCCTCAAGGGAGGAGCTACTttgcggcggcggtggcgggcTCTTTCCACGGCAGATTattcccttcttcttcttccatcCACATCGCATATTCCTCTATCGCGATGCATTGGCTGTCCAAGTTGCCGGAGGGGGTGGCGGTGAAAGGCTCTCCGGCGTGGAATGCCGGAAAAATCCACTACATGGGCGCCTCCGACGCGGTGGTGAAAGCTTATGCAGATCGATTCGAGGAAGATATGGAGATATTCTTGAGAGCTAGAGCTCAAGAGATTGTAGCGGGAGGAATGGTAGTGACTCTTCTTCCCGGTGTACCTAATCCAGATATTCAGCACTATGCCGCCGTAGCGCTTAACTTTTTCGAGTCCATCCTCATCGACATGGTTAAAGAG GGAGTTTTAGCGCAAGAGGAAATGGACTCGTTCAACGTTCCTAGTTTTTTTAGTTGCATAGAGGATATGAGGAGAGTGGTTGAGAAAAATGCAAGTTTCGAAATAGTGAAGATGGAAATGGTGGATGTAACGATCAATGCGGATGCTGAGAC GAAAGTAAGGCACCTCAGAGCATCAACGGAAGGGACAATGGTGAATCACTTTGGGAAAGAGATAGTGGAACAAGTTTTCGAGAGGGCTATGCAACAGAAGCTCCACTTCACTCACATGTTGGATTCAATGGGGGACAAAGTGTTTGGTGGTATGCTCTTTGCAGTGCTCAACCGCAAATAA